A section of the Agrobacterium tumefaciens genome encodes:
- the mepA gene encoding penicillin-insensitive murein endopeptidase: MTAGSSRIFKAAMLTMSVVSALQWQIETASAEDRPAKEVFGHMALPSAAASQPIGSYAKGCQAGAVAMPTDGPGWQAMRLSRNRRWGQPQLISFLERFSQDAQKIGWPGLLLGDISQPRGGPMLTGHASHQIGLDVDVWWRPMPTPRLTVEQRETVPFISMLDKSKFLTVDDRKWSPLNARLVMMAASYPQVERVFVNPAIKQKLCQTWTGDRTFMGKIRPIYGHDEHFHIRLECPPGAPNCKPQASVGKGDGCDKSLAWWFTKEPWAPPKKDPNAKPVKPRQVMVSDLPAACAAVAAAPSANPEGIAAQAYSASPAQAVRQQNVEQVIQNAPAIQPPSDIPLPTQRPTLN; this comes from the coding sequence ATGACGGCGGGATCATCCAGAATATTCAAGGCAGCGATGCTCACGATGTCGGTCGTCTCGGCGCTGCAATGGCAGATCGAGACCGCATCGGCCGAAGACAGGCCCGCAAAAGAAGTGTTCGGCCACATGGCGCTGCCTTCCGCCGCAGCTTCTCAACCGATCGGCTCTTATGCCAAAGGCTGCCAGGCTGGCGCCGTCGCCATGCCTACCGATGGCCCCGGTTGGCAGGCCATGCGCCTTTCCCGCAACCGGCGCTGGGGCCAGCCGCAGCTGATTTCCTTTCTTGAGCGGTTTTCGCAGGATGCCCAGAAGATCGGCTGGCCGGGCCTGCTGCTTGGCGATATTTCCCAGCCACGCGGCGGTCCTATGCTGACAGGGCATGCCTCGCACCAGATCGGTCTCGATGTGGATGTCTGGTGGCGGCCCATGCCCACTCCCCGGCTGACGGTGGAGCAGCGAGAGACGGTGCCATTCATCTCGATGCTGGACAAGAGCAAGTTTTTGACGGTTGACGACCGCAAATGGTCGCCGCTGAATGCCCGGCTGGTGATGATGGCGGCAAGTTACCCGCAGGTGGAGCGTGTCTTCGTCAACCCGGCCATCAAGCAGAAACTCTGCCAGACATGGACCGGCGACCGGACCTTCATGGGCAAGATCAGGCCGATTTACGGCCATGACGAGCACTTCCACATTCGGCTGGAATGCCCGCCCGGCGCGCCCAATTGCAAACCGCAGGCATCCGTCGGCAAGGGCGATGGTTGCGACAAGTCCCTTGCCTGGTGGTTCACCAAGGAGCCATGGGCGCCGCCGAAAAAGGACCCCAATGCCAAGCCGGTAAAGCCGCGCCAGGTGATGGTTTCCGATCTGCCGGCGGCCTGCGCCGCAGTTGCAGCTGCTCCTTCCGCCAATCCCGAGGGGATTGCGGCTCAGGCCTATTCCGCCTCTCCGGCTCAGGCCGTGCGACAGCAGAATGTAGAACAGGTCATTCAGAATGCTCCGGCCATCCAGCCGCCATCCGATATTCCCCTCCCGACCCAGCGTCCGACATTGAACTGA